The proteins below come from a single Panicum hallii strain FIL2 chromosome 7, PHallii_v3.1, whole genome shotgun sequence genomic window:
- the LOC112899619 gene encoding uncharacterized protein LOC112899619 has product MSALLDLLMGIFRQQTLGGAALELAALAAPLWVAVLVGLLIGWAWRPRWAGVVVGDNAQQAAQLPAPPPPARATATAEASRLDSPAVVPRTVVAPVAPEEEQLPVNTGDLMQLWRLVEEKDGGPSWIHMMERTLPTMRYQAWRRDPPNGPPQYRSSTIFEDASPEVVRDFFWDDEFRIKDSWDDMLLQHETLEECTKTGTMVVRWVRKFPFFCSDREYIIGRRIWASGKTFYCVTKGVPRPSVPRQNKPRRVDLYYSSWCIRPVESRKGDGAMTACEVLLFHHEDMGIPWEIAKLGVRQGMWGCVKKIEPGLRAYQVARTAGEPVSKCAAMAHVTTKFNADELVPEGNTESSSSNNNTEIEKPKHWTNNIPKVLMIGGAVALACTFDGGLLTKAVIFGTARRFAGPGRR; this is encoded by the exons ATGTCGGCGCTCCTCGATCTGTTGATGGGGATCTTCCGCCAGCAGACCCTCGGCGGCGCCGCCCTCGAGCTTGCCGCGCTGGCCGCCCCGCTCTGGGTCGCCGTGCTCGTCGGCCTGCTCATCGGCTGGGCGTGGCGCCCGAGGTGGGCGGGGGTCGTCGTCGGCGACAACGCCCAGCAGGCGGCGCAGCttcccgcgccgcctccgcccgcgcgcgccaccgccaccgccgagGCCTCCCGCCTCGACTCGCCGGCCGTCGTACCAAG GACCGTGGTGGCTCCCGTGGCGCCGGAGGAAGAGCAATTGCCCGTCAACACCGGTGACTTGATGCAACTCTGGCGGCTCGTCGAGGAGAAGGACGGTGGCCCATCTTGGATTCACATGATGGAGCGCACTCTGCCGACCATGAGATATCAGGCTTGGCGGAGAGACCCACCG AATGGTCCACCGCAGTACCGCAGTAGCACTATCTTTGAGGATGCATCGCCAGAGGTTGTGAGGGATTTCTTCTGGGACGATGAGTTCCGGATTAAGGACAGTTGGGACGACATGCTTCTTCAGCATGAGACACTGGAGGAGTGCACCAAGACTGGAACCATGGTTGTCCGGTGGGTCAGGAAG TTCCCATTCTTCTGCAGCGACAGAGAGTACATCATCGGTCGCAGGATATGGGCATCTGGAAAGACATTTTACTGTGTGACCAAG GGTGTGCCTCGTCCCTCTGTTCCAAGACAAAACAAACCTCGTCGTGTGGACTTGTACTACTCTAGCTGGTGCATCCGTCCAG TTGAGTCAAGAAAAGGTGATGGTGCTATGACTGCATGTGAAGTGCTCTTATTCCATCATGAAGATATGGGGATTCCGTGGGAAATCGCAAAACTTGGCGTCCGGCAGGGGATGTGGGGCTGTGTCAAAAAGATTGAGCCTGGCCTTCGGGCATACCAAGTTGCAAGGACCGCAGGAGAGCCTGTTTCAAAATGCGCTGCCATGGCACATGTCACCACCAAATTCAATGCTGATGAGCTCGTCCCAGAAGGCAACACCGAGTCCAGTTCATCCAACAACAATACAGAGATTGAGAAGCCAAAGCACTGGACAAACAACATACCCAAGGTTCTCATGATAGGTGGTGCCGTCGCCCTGGCTTGCACCTTTGACGGTGGATTATTGACCAAGGCTGTCATATTCGGCACGGCAAGAAGGTTTGCagggccaggaaggcggtag